In the genome of Drosophila pseudoobscura strain MV-25-SWS-2005 chromosome 3, UCI_Dpse_MV25, whole genome shotgun sequence, one region contains:
- the apt gene encoding uncharacterized protein apt isoform X5 has translation MKIAANWQNSNHSLLEGVDLKTEMTQYMNNPSMNMYKKRERTQNWNHQEKKYLLDLCRKDMRIIENKRLDAGLTAVKNKAWKIIHQKFSNQFGTDRTCNRLKEQWRRMKACTRNEILDYNNRLARFGAEVADRKKPSPFTFEVWDFMQEAKKACKSEALDGIDYSKIPLALEEGFEYREDYKFNGDEHDMDDSSRTPPQEMCDVDIKEEEHNETFDEKYNSHHLNQSDILGGGERLSVSPNHSRNGIHEAESPATVSTAVALDASTGGGGGFLPGGPDMSGFQANFNMNNISATLEALNALRTGQFPSAAAAAAAAIQQHQAQAQAQAQVVALQHQHKSTNNNNNNEDDDDLLKPLPKRRRTNSGSMLGIEDQPQSLTTSMPPSTDCQALERSGSSSSNGHGVGVGVGVGVATGNSSSNNFELRLFMEMQSKEHMMRMKILEVQLQSAKHSRDLIEINKTLALQKLQELASKRLPS, from the exons ATGAAGATAGCCGCCAACTGGCAGAATTCCAACCACAGTTTGCTGGAGGGCGTCGACTTGAAGACGG AGATGACACAGTACATGAACAATCCATCGATGAACATGTACAAGAAACGGGAACGCACCCAGAACTGGAATCATCAGGAGAAGAAGTACCTGCTAGATCTGTGCCGCAAGGATATGCGGATCATAGAGAACAAGCGCCTGGATGCCGGCCTCACAGCCGTCAAGAACAAGGCCTGGAAGATCATACACCAGAAGTTTTCAAATCAATTTGGCACCGATCGCACCTGCAATCGCCTCAAGGAGCAGTGGCGCCGCATGAAGG CTTGCACCCGGAATGAGATACTCGACTATAACAATCGTTTAGCCAGGTTCGGGGCAGAGGTGGCTGATCGCAAGAAGCCGTCACCGTTCACCTTCGAGGTGTGGGACTTTATGCAGGAGGCGAAGAAGGCCTGCAAGTCGGAGGCCTTGGATGGCATTGACTATTCAAAGATTCCATTGGCCCTGGAGGAGGGTTTCGAGTATCGCGAGGACTACAAATTCAATGGGGATGAGCACGACATGGACGA CAGCAGTCGTACCCCACCGCAGGAGATGTGCGATGTGGACATCAAGGAAGAGGAACACAACGAGACCTTTGATGAGAAATACAACAGTCACCATCTCAACCAGAGCGACATCTTAGGCGGTGGCGAGCGTCTGAGTGTGTCACCCAATCACAGTCGCAACGGGATCCACGAGGCCGAGAGTCCGGCCACAGTCTCGACAGCCGTTGCTCTCGATGCGAGTaccggcggcggtggcggctttCTCCCGGGCGGACCCGACATGTCCGGCTTCCAGGCCAACTTCAACATGAACAACATATCCGCCACGCTGGAGGCTCTCAATGCCTTGAGGACCGGCCAGTTCCCCAgtgcggcagctgctgcggccgccgccatccagcagcatcaggctcaggcacaggcacaagcTCAGGTGGTCGCcctgcagcaccagcacaagagcaccaataacaacaacaataatgaGGACGATGATGATCTGCTGAAGCCTTTGCCCAAGCGTCGGCGCACCAACAGCGGCAGCATGTTGGGAATCGAGGATCAGCCGCAGTCTTTGACCACATCAATGCCGCCTTCGACGGACTGCCAGGCCCTGGAGCGttcgggcagcagcagcagcaacggtcATGGCGtaggcgttggcgttggcgttggagTCGCGACTGGCaactccagcagcaacaacttcGAGCTGCGCCTGTTCATGGAGATGCAGAGCAAGGAGCACATGATGCGCATGAAGATCCTCGAGGTGCAACTGCAGTCGGCCAAGCACAGCCGTGACCTGATCGAGATCAACAAGACCCTGGCGCTGCAGAAGCTGCAGGAGCTGGCCAGCAAGCGGCTGCCCAGTTAG
- the apt gene encoding uncharacterized protein apt isoform X2 — MVMAMASGAVNKQYTANDLEAFMKIAANWQNSNHSLLEGVDLKTEMTQYMNNPSMNMYKKRERTQNWNHQEKKYLLDLCRKDMRIIENKRLDAGLTAVKNKAWKIIHQKFSNQFGTDRTCNRLKEQWRRMKACTRNEILDYNNRLARFGAEVADRKKPSPFTFEVWDFMQEAKKACKSEALDGIDYSKIPLALEEGFEYREDYKFNGDEHDMDDSSRTPPQEMCDVDIKEEEHNETFDEKYNSHHLNQSDILGGGERLSVSPNHSRNGIHEAESPATVSTAVALDASTGGGGGFLPGGPDMSGFQANFNMNNISATLEALNALRTGQFPSAAAAAAAAIQQHQAQAQAQAQVVALQHQHKSTNNNNNNEDDDDLLKPLPKRRRTNSGSMLGIEDQPQSLTTSMPPSTDCQALERSGSSSSNGHGVGVGVGVGVATGNSSSNNFELRLFMEMQSKEHMMRMKILEVQLQSAKHSRDLIEINKTLALQKLQELASKRLPS; from the exons GTCAACAAACAGTATACGGCCAACGATCTGGAGGCTTTTATGAAGATAGCCGCCAACTGGCAGAATTCCAACCACAGTTTGCTGGAGGGCGTCGACTTGAAGACGG AGATGACACAGTACATGAACAATCCATCGATGAACATGTACAAGAAACGGGAACGCACCCAGAACTGGAATCATCAGGAGAAGAAGTACCTGCTAGATCTGTGCCGCAAGGATATGCGGATCATAGAGAACAAGCGCCTGGATGCCGGCCTCACAGCCGTCAAGAACAAGGCCTGGAAGATCATACACCAGAAGTTTTCAAATCAATTTGGCACCGATCGCACCTGCAATCGCCTCAAGGAGCAGTGGCGCCGCATGAAGG CTTGCACCCGGAATGAGATACTCGACTATAACAATCGTTTAGCCAGGTTCGGGGCAGAGGTGGCTGATCGCAAGAAGCCGTCACCGTTCACCTTCGAGGTGTGGGACTTTATGCAGGAGGCGAAGAAGGCCTGCAAGTCGGAGGCCTTGGATGGCATTGACTATTCAAAGATTCCATTGGCCCTGGAGGAGGGTTTCGAGTATCGCGAGGACTACAAATTCAATGGGGATGAGCACGACATGGACGA CAGCAGTCGTACCCCACCGCAGGAGATGTGCGATGTGGACATCAAGGAAGAGGAACACAACGAGACCTTTGATGAGAAATACAACAGTCACCATCTCAACCAGAGCGACATCTTAGGCGGTGGCGAGCGTCTGAGTGTGTCACCCAATCACAGTCGCAACGGGATCCACGAGGCCGAGAGTCCGGCCACAGTCTCGACAGCCGTTGCTCTCGATGCGAGTaccggcggcggtggcggctttCTCCCGGGCGGACCCGACATGTCCGGCTTCCAGGCCAACTTCAACATGAACAACATATCCGCCACGCTGGAGGCTCTCAATGCCTTGAGGACCGGCCAGTTCCCCAgtgcggcagctgctgcggccgccgccatccagcagcatcaggctcaggcacaggcacaagcTCAGGTGGTCGCcctgcagcaccagcacaagagcaccaataacaacaacaataatgaGGACGATGATGATCTGCTGAAGCCTTTGCCCAAGCGTCGGCGCACCAACAGCGGCAGCATGTTGGGAATCGAGGATCAGCCGCAGTCTTTGACCACATCAATGCCGCCTTCGACGGACTGCCAGGCCCTGGAGCGttcgggcagcagcagcagcaacggtcATGGCGtaggcgttggcgttggcgttggagTCGCGACTGGCaactccagcagcaacaacttcGAGCTGCGCCTGTTCATGGAGATGCAGAGCAAGGAGCACATGATGCGCATGAAGATCCTCGAGGTGCAACTGCAGTCGGCCAAGCACAGCCGTGACCTGATCGAGATCAACAAGACCCTGGCGCTGCAGAAGCTGCAGGAGCTGGCCAGCAAGCGGCTGCCCAGTTAG
- the apt gene encoding uncharacterized protein apt isoform X1 — translation MKIAANWQNSNHSLLEGVDLKTEMTQYMNNPSMNMYKKRERTQNWNHQEKKYLLDLCRKDMRIIENKRLDAGLTAVKNKAWKIIHQKFSNQFGTDRTCNRLKEQWRRMKACTRNEILDYNNRLARFGAEVADRKKPSPFTFEVWDFMQEAKKACKSEALDGIDYSKIPLALEEGFEYREDYKFNGDEHDMDDSRTPPQEMCDVDIKEEEHNETFDEKYNSHHLNQSDILGGGERLSVSPNHSRNGIHEAESPATVSTAVALDASTGGGGGFLPGGPDMSGFQANFNMNNISATLEALNALRTGQFPSAAAAAAAAIQQHQAQAQAQAQVVALQHQHKSTNNNNNNEDDDDLLKPLPKRRRTNSGSMLGIEDQPQSLTTSMPPSTDCQALERSGSSSSNGHGVGVGVGVGVATGNSSSNNFELRLFMEMQSKEHMMRMKILEVQLQSAKHSRDLIEINKTLALQKLQELASKRLPS, via the exons ATGAAGATAGCCGCCAACTGGCAGAATTCCAACCACAGTTTGCTGGAGGGCGTCGACTTGAAGACGG AGATGACACAGTACATGAACAATCCATCGATGAACATGTACAAGAAACGGGAACGCACCCAGAACTGGAATCATCAGGAGAAGAAGTACCTGCTAGATCTGTGCCGCAAGGATATGCGGATCATAGAGAACAAGCGCCTGGATGCCGGCCTCACAGCCGTCAAGAACAAGGCCTGGAAGATCATACACCAGAAGTTTTCAAATCAATTTGGCACCGATCGCACCTGCAATCGCCTCAAGGAGCAGTGGCGCCGCATGAAGG CTTGCACCCGGAATGAGATACTCGACTATAACAATCGTTTAGCCAGGTTCGGGGCAGAGGTGGCTGATCGCAAGAAGCCGTCACCGTTCACCTTCGAGGTGTGGGACTTTATGCAGGAGGCGAAGAAGGCCTGCAAGTCGGAGGCCTTGGATGGCATTGACTATTCAAAGATTCCATTGGCCCTGGAGGAGGGTTTCGAGTATCGCGAGGACTACAAATTCAATGGGGATGAGCACGACATGGACGA CAGTCGTACCCCACCGCAGGAGATGTGCGATGTGGACATCAAGGAAGAGGAACACAACGAGACCTTTGATGAGAAATACAACAGTCACCATCTCAACCAGAGCGACATCTTAGGCGGTGGCGAGCGTCTGAGTGTGTCACCCAATCACAGTCGCAACGGGATCCACGAGGCCGAGAGTCCGGCCACAGTCTCGACAGCCGTTGCTCTCGATGCGAGTaccggcggcggtggcggctttCTCCCGGGCGGACCCGACATGTCCGGCTTCCAGGCCAACTTCAACATGAACAACATATCCGCCACGCTGGAGGCTCTCAATGCCTTGAGGACCGGCCAGTTCCCCAgtgcggcagctgctgcggccgccgccatccagcagcatcaggctcaggcacaggcacaagcTCAGGTGGTCGCcctgcagcaccagcacaagagcaccaataacaacaacaataatgaGGACGATGATGATCTGCTGAAGCCTTTGCCCAAGCGTCGGCGCACCAACAGCGGCAGCATGTTGGGAATCGAGGATCAGCCGCAGTCTTTGACCACATCAATGCCGCCTTCGACGGACTGCCAGGCCCTGGAGCGttcgggcagcagcagcagcaacggtcATGGCGtaggcgttggcgttggcgttggagTCGCGACTGGCaactccagcagcaacaacttcGAGCTGCGCCTGTTCATGGAGATGCAGAGCAAGGAGCACATGATGCGCATGAAGATCCTCGAGGTGCAACTGCAGTCGGCCAAGCACAGCCGTGACCTGATCGAGATCAACAAGACCCTGGCGCTGCAGAAGCTGCAGGAGCTGGCCAGCAAGCGGCTGCCCAGTTAG
- the apt gene encoding uncharacterized protein apt isoform X4: MVNKQYTANDLEAFMKIAANWQNSNHSLLEGVDLKTEMTQYMNNPSMNMYKKRERTQNWNHQEKKYLLDLCRKDMRIIENKRLDAGLTAVKNKAWKIIHQKFSNQFGTDRTCNRLKEQWRRMKACTRNEILDYNNRLARFGAEVADRKKPSPFTFEVWDFMQEAKKACKSEALDGIDYSKIPLALEEGFEYREDYKFNGDEHDMDDSSRTPPQEMCDVDIKEEEHNETFDEKYNSHHLNQSDILGGGERLSVSPNHSRNGIHEAESPATVSTAVALDASTGGGGGFLPGGPDMSGFQANFNMNNISATLEALNALRTGQFPSAAAAAAAAIQQHQAQAQAQAQVVALQHQHKSTNNNNNNEDDDDLLKPLPKRRRTNSGSMLGIEDQPQSLTTSMPPSTDCQALERSGSSSSNGHGVGVGVGVGVATGNSSSNNFELRLFMEMQSKEHMMRMKILEVQLQSAKHSRDLIEINKTLALQKLQELASKRLPS; encoded by the exons GTCAACAAACAGTATACGGCCAACGATCTGGAGGCTTTTATGAAGATAGCCGCCAACTGGCAGAATTCCAACCACAGTTTGCTGGAGGGCGTCGACTTGAAGACGG AGATGACACAGTACATGAACAATCCATCGATGAACATGTACAAGAAACGGGAACGCACCCAGAACTGGAATCATCAGGAGAAGAAGTACCTGCTAGATCTGTGCCGCAAGGATATGCGGATCATAGAGAACAAGCGCCTGGATGCCGGCCTCACAGCCGTCAAGAACAAGGCCTGGAAGATCATACACCAGAAGTTTTCAAATCAATTTGGCACCGATCGCACCTGCAATCGCCTCAAGGAGCAGTGGCGCCGCATGAAGG CTTGCACCCGGAATGAGATACTCGACTATAACAATCGTTTAGCCAGGTTCGGGGCAGAGGTGGCTGATCGCAAGAAGCCGTCACCGTTCACCTTCGAGGTGTGGGACTTTATGCAGGAGGCGAAGAAGGCCTGCAAGTCGGAGGCCTTGGATGGCATTGACTATTCAAAGATTCCATTGGCCCTGGAGGAGGGTTTCGAGTATCGCGAGGACTACAAATTCAATGGGGATGAGCACGACATGGACGA CAGCAGTCGTACCCCACCGCAGGAGATGTGCGATGTGGACATCAAGGAAGAGGAACACAACGAGACCTTTGATGAGAAATACAACAGTCACCATCTCAACCAGAGCGACATCTTAGGCGGTGGCGAGCGTCTGAGTGTGTCACCCAATCACAGTCGCAACGGGATCCACGAGGCCGAGAGTCCGGCCACAGTCTCGACAGCCGTTGCTCTCGATGCGAGTaccggcggcggtggcggctttCTCCCGGGCGGACCCGACATGTCCGGCTTCCAGGCCAACTTCAACATGAACAACATATCCGCCACGCTGGAGGCTCTCAATGCCTTGAGGACCGGCCAGTTCCCCAgtgcggcagctgctgcggccgccgccatccagcagcatcaggctcaggcacaggcacaagcTCAGGTGGTCGCcctgcagcaccagcacaagagcaccaataacaacaacaataatgaGGACGATGATGATCTGCTGAAGCCTTTGCCCAAGCGTCGGCGCACCAACAGCGGCAGCATGTTGGGAATCGAGGATCAGCCGCAGTCTTTGACCACATCAATGCCGCCTTCGACGGACTGCCAGGCCCTGGAGCGttcgggcagcagcagcagcaacggtcATGGCGtaggcgttggcgttggcgttggagTCGCGACTGGCaactccagcagcaacaacttcGAGCTGCGCCTGTTCATGGAGATGCAGAGCAAGGAGCACATGATGCGCATGAAGATCCTCGAGGTGCAACTGCAGTCGGCCAAGCACAGCCGTGACCTGATCGAGATCAACAAGACCCTGGCGCTGCAGAAGCTGCAGGAGCTGGCCAGCAAGCGGCTGCCCAGTTAG